Proteins encoded within one genomic window of Nitrospirota bacterium:
- a CDS encoding glycosyltransferase family 2 protein — protein MKPCLLVPAHNESALLSQTVENLTRTFNGHGISHHVLIVNDNSTDDTGLIANELGRRYPNVSTVHRHSEPGLGMALREGFARMIGDAVVICMADASDDPEDAVAYVRELEAGYDCVFGSRFVPGAVVENYPFHKLVLNRIGNKMMQIMFWSAHNDLTNAFKAYRREVIEAVQPLISKRFNITVEIPLKALIRGFKVGTVPTHWYGREADRSKFAIREMGSRYLFTLLYVWLEKHLLRGDY, from the coding sequence ATGAAACCGTGCCTGTTGGTGCCTGCCCACAATGAGTCGGCTCTCCTGTCGCAAACCGTGGAGAACCTCACCCGCACGTTCAACGGGCACGGCATCTCGCATCATGTTCTGATCGTCAACGACAACAGCACCGACGACACGGGGTTGATCGCAAATGAACTGGGCAGGCGCTATCCCAACGTCAGCACCGTGCATCGCCACTCGGAACCTGGCCTGGGGATGGCCCTGCGCGAAGGGTTTGCCCGCATGATCGGAGACGCGGTGGTCATCTGCATGGCCGATGCCTCCGATGATCCGGAAGATGCCGTGGCCTATGTGCGCGAACTGGAGGCAGGTTACGATTGTGTTTTCGGATCCCGATTTGTTCCAGGAGCGGTAGTAGAGAACTACCCTTTCCACAAACTGGTTCTTAACCGCATCGGAAACAAGATGATGCAGATCATGTTCTGGTCGGCCCACAACGACCTTACCAACGCATTCAAGGCGTATCGCCGCGAAGTGATTGAGGCGGTTCAGCCCCTCATTTCCAAGCGATTCAACATCACCGTGGAGATTCCCCTCAAGGCGCTTATTCGGGGCTTCAAAGTGGGCACCGTGCCGACTCACTGGTATGGACGGGAAGCGGACCGGTCCAAGTTCGCGATCAGGGAGATGGGAAGCCGCTACTTGTTTACCCTCCTATACGTGTGGCTGGAAAAACATTTGCTGCGCGGAGACTACTGA
- a CDS encoding methyltransferase domain-containing protein, with the protein MLRATFRSILQPLVSSRTARLARLLAAELSPGDHVLDVGCGDLLVGQQITHLLKVQWTGVDILEYHRTGLPFHRYDGRTLPFPPNHFSTVLLSFVLHHCEDPDAILRECVRVSSSRLLMVEDIPEGRMEIALAKVHDYLANNLTQEGIPRPYRFKSLAGWQSSLASLDLDVVRIRPLHTHPLAFVKQSLLVAAKKASPNPPASTVLP; encoded by the coding sequence ATGTTACGTGCAACCTTTCGGTCGATTCTCCAGCCGCTGGTATCTTCCCGCACAGCCCGGCTCGCCCGTTTGTTGGCGGCTGAGCTTTCGCCGGGAGACCATGTGCTCGATGTCGGGTGCGGGGATCTTCTGGTCGGGCAGCAGATCACGCATCTCTTGAAAGTCCAGTGGACGGGCGTGGACATACTCGAATACCACCGAACCGGTCTGCCGTTTCATAGGTACGATGGTCGAACTCTCCCCTTTCCCCCAAACCACTTTTCAACTGTTCTTCTTTCATTTGTCCTCCACCACTGTGAAGACCCTGACGCGATCTTGCGGGAGTGCGTGCGCGTGTCCAGCTCGAGGTTGTTGATGGTGGAAGATATCCCCGAGGGCCGCATGGAGATCGCGTTGGCCAAGGTTCACGACTACCTCGCAAACAATCTGACCCAGGAAGGGATTCCGCGTCCGTATCGGTTCAAATCCCTGGCCGGATGGCAGTCCAGCCTAGCCTCGCTTGATCTGGATGTTGTCCGGATCAGGCCTCTCCACACGCATCCGCTTGCCTTTGTCAAGCAATCGCTGCTCGTGGCCGCCAAGAAAGCGAGCCCCAACCCGCCGGCGTCGACCGTCCTCCCATGA
- a CDS encoding glycosyltransferase produces the protein MNRMATPKKGRRLLFVIDQLSGGTGRVFVDLARGLDRARFEPRLAVVHGDSTLLGQWPGDLPVHALRRPGESWRLGRFLAYRRLQKVVEENRIDLVVSALEVSNIYAALLRRSGRRARTLLSYHTNLTAFRRYTRERFSFCGLPMEWYIRHLYAWADAVVSPSRGGAEDLVKTYGLPAGKSRWIPNPVDLGRVREMSHERIEWPWRRGTTPVVSVASVGQRCVDTKGYDVLVRALAEFRGIRAPRLAVLGSGPQEKAVRALAASLGLSDRVWFAGNLENPWKYAAQTDLFVLPSRWETFSLVLVEAMASGLPVLAADCDFGPREIIEHGKSGWLVPPDDPHAMAEALRRLLPRKDVLRRLAGNGRRRAEDFSLSRRVPEYEKLFHEVLSTR, from the coding sequence ATGAATCGCATGGCCACCCCGAAGAAGGGCCGCCGCCTGCTGTTCGTCATCGATCAGCTTTCCGGCGGCACGGGACGGGTGTTCGTGGATCTTGCCCGGGGACTGGATCGAGCGCGATTCGAACCGCGGCTGGCCGTTGTCCACGGGGACTCGACGCTGCTGGGTCAGTGGCCGGGCGACCTTCCCGTGCATGCCCTCCGCCGGCCCGGCGAATCCTGGAGGCTCGGGCGATTCCTTGCTTATCGACGGCTTCAAAAGGTTGTGGAGGAGAATCGGATCGACCTGGTGGTGTCGGCCTTGGAGGTCTCCAACATTTATGCGGCCTTGTTGAGGAGGAGCGGGCGGCGCGCGCGGACCCTTCTTTCCTACCACACCAATTTGACGGCCTTCCGGCGCTACACGCGCGAGCGATTCAGTTTTTGCGGGCTGCCCATGGAATGGTACATTCGTCACCTGTACGCGTGGGCGGATGCCGTGGTTTCACCTTCTCGGGGCGGAGCGGAGGATCTGGTCAAGACCTACGGGCTGCCCGCTGGAAAATCGCGCTGGATCCCGAACCCCGTGGATCTCGGCCGGGTGCGGGAAATGTCCCATGAGCGGATCGAATGGCCGTGGCGGAGGGGGACGACGCCCGTCGTTTCGGTGGCCTCCGTGGGACAGCGGTGCGTGGACACCAAGGGATACGACGTGCTGGTTCGAGCGTTGGCCGAGTTCCGGGGAATCCGGGCGCCCCGGCTCGCCGTTCTGGGGTCGGGACCGCAGGAAAAGGCCGTGCGCGCGCTGGCCGCATCGCTCGGCCTGTCCGACCGCGTCTGGTTTGCGGGTAACCTGGAGAATCCCTGGAAATACGCGGCGCAAACGGATCTCTTTGTTCTGCCCAGCCGGTGGGAGACCTTCAGCCTCGTCCTGGTGGAGGCCATGGCCTCCGGGTTGCCGGTCCTGGCGGCGGACTGCGACTTCGGTCCGCGGGAAATCATCGAGCACGGCAAGTCAGGCTGGTTGGTGCCGCCCGATGATCCGCATGCGATGGCGGAGGCGCTTCGCCGGCTCCTGCCGCGGAAGGACGTGCTGAGACGGCTCGCCGGAAACGGCAGAAGGAGAGCCGAAGATTTTTCTCTCTCGCGCCGTGTGCCGGAGTATGAGAAACTTTTCCACGAGGTGCTTTCCACAAGATGA
- a CDS encoding ABC transporter permease yields the protein MNATIESGSVIDIHPTSRWRLPDWAEIWNYRELLYFLIWRDIKVRYKQTAIGAAWAIIQPFFTMVVFSLFFGKLARIPSDGQPYPVFSYVALLPWTYFSNALSQSTQSIVSHQNLITKIYVPRLILPLSSVVSGLVDLAIAFGMLLLLMVYFRVAPTAAVWTLPLFILLAMMTALGVGLWLCALNVKYRDVRYVLGFLVQFWMFATPVVYPASLVPEKWRTLYGLNPMAGVVEGFRWALLGTPHPAGGLIAVSTAVVLAVLAGGLLYFRRMERTFADVI from the coding sequence ATGAACGCAACGATTGAATCAGGATCCGTCATCGACATCCACCCGACGAGCCGGTGGCGGCTTCCGGATTGGGCCGAGATCTGGAACTACCGCGAACTCCTCTACTTCCTGATCTGGAGGGACATCAAGGTCCGATACAAGCAGACCGCGATCGGCGCCGCCTGGGCGATCATCCAACCCTTTTTCACGATGGTGGTGTTCAGTCTCTTCTTCGGCAAGCTCGCGCGAATCCCTTCGGACGGCCAACCGTACCCCGTGTTCAGCTACGTTGCGCTGCTGCCCTGGACCTATTTTTCCAACGCCCTGAGCCAGTCCACCCAGAGCATCGTCAGCCACCAAAATCTCATCACCAAGATCTACGTGCCGAGGCTGATCCTTCCCCTTTCGTCCGTGGTGTCGGGCCTCGTCGATCTGGCCATCGCCTTCGGCATGCTTCTGCTCCTCATGGTCTATTTCAGGGTGGCGCCCACGGCCGCGGTATGGACCTTGCCTCTCTTCATCCTCCTCGCGATGATGACCGCGCTGGGCGTGGGCCTGTGGCTGTGCGCCTTGAACGTGAAGTACCGCGACGTGAGGTACGTCCTCGGGTTCCTGGTCCAGTTCTGGATGTTCGCCACGCCCGTGGTGTATCCGGCCAGTTTGGTGCCGGAAAAATGGCGAACGCTTTACGGCCTCAATCCGATGGCCGGCGTGGTGGAAGGCTTCCGATGGGCCCTGCTGGGCACGCCTCATCCGGCGGGCGGATTGATCGCCGTTTCGACGGCGGTCGTCCTCGCCGTTCTTGCAGGGGGTCTGCTGTACTTCCGCCGCATGGAACGAACCTTCGCGGACGTGATTTGA
- a CDS encoding glycosyltransferase: protein MEAVRSTVSVVIPTRFRPEALRKCLLSLLGQTQRKRLTDVMVVDDGSSPATRACVSGLEKEFAKTVPECRLTYLAQDSLGANAARNLGIRESRGSIVALMDDDAVAPETWLEELAGGLERAGVDAAGGAIRLRVEGPLIGKHREEVKSLFAEVLEPARTDDGRVVPVTCNMAARRNVFDRAMFDETVRPPVEEIDWLVRARAASVFLPDAWLWHEKSPEELRLAAALRLAWKRGSETGWWSRVRLRRPLSRRLREAGMSAWTVLFSVGHVARRRCVGGLLTAAGEAARLLAVLGLINRGVRSPRSWR, encoded by the coding sequence TTGGAAGCCGTCCGATCCACCGTATCCGTCGTCATTCCCACGCGCTTCCGTCCCGAGGCGCTTCGGAAATGTCTGCTCTCCCTGCTCGGGCAGACGCAGCGGAAGCGATTGACGGACGTGATGGTGGTGGACGACGGGAGTTCGCCCGCCACGCGCGCTTGCGTGTCCGGCCTCGAGAAAGAATTTGCGAAGACCGTTCCGGAGTGCCGATTGACATATCTTGCGCAAGATTCTCTCGGGGCGAACGCGGCGCGAAACCTCGGGATTCGGGAGAGCCGGGGCTCCATCGTTGCGCTCATGGATGACGACGCCGTGGCGCCTGAGACGTGGCTGGAGGAACTGGCCGGCGGATTGGAGAGGGCGGGCGTTGACGCGGCCGGAGGAGCCATCCGGTTGCGGGTGGAGGGACCGCTCATCGGAAAGCACCGGGAGGAGGTCAAATCCCTTTTTGCGGAAGTGCTGGAGCCGGCCCGCACGGACGACGGGCGCGTGGTCCCGGTCACGTGCAACATGGCGGCCCGCCGAAATGTTTTCGACCGCGCGATGTTCGACGAAACCGTGCGCCCGCCCGTAGAGGAAATCGACTGGCTTGTCCGCGCGCGGGCCGCGTCGGTTTTCCTTCCCGACGCCTGGCTTTGGCACGAGAAATCCCCGGAGGAACTGCGTTTGGCTGCGGCCCTCCGACTGGCTTGGAAACGGGGAAGCGAGACAGGTTGGTGGAGTCGAGTTCGTCTTCGTCGCCCGCTCTCCCGCCGCTTACGCGAGGCCGGGATGTCCGCGTGGACCGTGCTGTTCTCGGTGGGTCACGTCGCGCGGCGCCGCTGCGTGGGCGGGCTCCTCACGGCCGCGGGCGAAGCGGCGAGGCTCTTGGCCGTTCTCGGTCTCATCAACCGCGGCGTTCGTTCTCCGAGGAGCTGGCGTTGA
- a CDS encoding winged helix-turn-helix transcriptional regulator, whose translation MDNLPERAYGILELLAADPNLTQRALARQSGISHGLANIILRRCMRIGLVKAKSVDGRRLRYFVTPRGLRHVMQRSVQYVQKTLDSYRTLRQGIESLLKRLQAEGKSHFVVVGEGDIVHIVEDALKSRGDVTFESVRSWNGVAGRKSARTGNGRRAAVDGSPVAILDCRWNGGDIGVSVLHEILFSPPAPGPGHSPEAGAQSRHERND comes from the coding sequence ATGGACAATCTTCCGGAGAGGGCCTATGGGATTTTGGAACTCCTGGCCGCGGACCCCAACCTCACCCAACGAGCCCTGGCCCGGCAAAGCGGGATTTCCCACGGCCTCGCGAACATCATCCTGCGCCGTTGCATGCGGATCGGCCTCGTCAAGGCCAAGAGCGTCGATGGACGGCGGCTCCGCTACTTCGTCACGCCCCGCGGGCTGCGCCACGTCATGCAGCGCTCCGTGCAGTACGTCCAGAAAACCCTGGACTCGTACCGGACCCTGCGGCAGGGAATCGAGTCCTTGCTGAAACGATTGCAGGCCGAGGGGAAATCCCATTTTGTCGTGGTCGGCGAGGGGGATATCGTGCACATCGTCGAGGATGCGCTCAAGTCTCGAGGAGACGTGACCTTTGAGAGCGTGAGGTCATGGAACGGCGTGGCCGGAAGGAAATCGGCCCGAACGGGCAACGGACGGCGGGCGGCGGTCGATGGGTCTCCGGTGGCGATTCTCGACTGTCGCTGGAACGGCGGCGATATCGGCGTCTCGGTGCTCCATGAAATCCTTTTCAGTCCCCCGGCGCCCGGACCCGGGCATTCGCCGGAGGCAGGCGCGCAAAGCCGGCATGAACGCAACGATTGA